In Jejubacter calystegiae, the following are encoded in one genomic region:
- a CDS encoding RidA family protein: protein MKITRNNPQPRLSASVSWGELIFLSGQTPKSSEQDITLQTREVLEKIDSLLSEAGSDNRHILSAQVWLKNMSRDFAAFNDAWVAWLPEGHSPARAAVQAEMARADILVEVMITAVKA, encoded by the coding sequence ATGAAAATAACCCGCAACAATCCCCAGCCGCGACTTTCCGCCAGCGTTAGCTGGGGCGAACTGATTTTTCTGTCAGGCCAGACGCCGAAAAGCAGCGAACAAGACATCACCCTGCAAACCCGGGAAGTGCTGGAGAAGATCGATAGCCTGCTGAGCGAAGCGGGCAGCGATAACCGCCATATTCTTTCCGCTCAGGTATGGCTGAAGAATATGTCCCGCGATTTCGCTGCCTTTAACGACGCCTGGGTCGCCTGGCTACCGGAAGGTCACAGCCCTGCCCGCGCCGCAGTTCAGGCGGAAATGGCGCGTGCGGATATTCTGGTTGAAGTGATGATTACGGCGGTGAAAGCCTGA